The Fortiea contorta PCC 7126 genome has a segment encoding these proteins:
- the ntrB gene encoding nitrate ABC transporter permease, with the protein MTTVQRRPANPKVNGNFNFISQLQKQFPDFVPPAIALIIFLVVWQLFSFTPNATLPGPIQVIQDTWTLIVYPFYDKGGTDKGLFWQIWGSLQRVAISYTLAAIVGIALGVLIGVNKTMSKALDPLFQLLRTVPPLAWVPISLAALRQNEPAALFVIFITAIWPILINTAVGVTQIPQDYNNVAKVLQLSRKDYFFNILIPAALPYIFTGLRIAIGLAWLAIIAAEIVMSGIVGIGFFIWDAYQNNNVSEVILALVYIGVVGLLLDKFMVWIQNKILPIEQK; encoded by the coding sequence ATGACAACTGTACAAAGACGCCCTGCCAACCCTAAGGTTAACGGTAACTTCAACTTTATATCCCAACTGCAAAAACAATTCCCTGATTTTGTTCCTCCAGCTATTGCCCTGATTATATTTTTAGTTGTGTGGCAATTATTTTCCTTCACTCCCAATGCCACCCTACCAGGGCCAATCCAAGTCATCCAAGATACCTGGACTTTAATTGTGTATCCTTTCTATGATAAAGGTGGCACCGACAAGGGACTTTTTTGGCAGATTTGGGGTAGTCTACAACGGGTAGCAATTAGTTATACATTAGCGGCAATTGTTGGTATTGCCTTGGGCGTTTTGATTGGTGTCAATAAAACCATGTCCAAAGCTTTAGACCCTTTATTCCAACTACTGCGGACTGTACCACCCTTAGCTTGGGTACCCATTTCCCTAGCAGCCTTGCGACAAAACGAACCCGCCGCCTTATTCGTAATTTTCATCACTGCAATTTGGCCGATATTAATTAACACCGCAGTTGGTGTTACCCAAATTCCTCAAGATTACAACAACGTTGCCAAAGTCCTGCAACTGAGCCGCAAAGACTACTTTTTTAACATTCTCATTCCCGCAGCTTTACCTTACATCTTCACAGGGTTAAGAATTGCCATTGGTTTAGCTTGGTTAGCGATTATCGCCGCAGAAATCGTTATGTCTGGGATTGTCGGTATCGGCTTCTTTATCTGGGATGCCTATCAAAATAACAACGTCAGTGAAGTTATTTTAGCTCTAGTTTATATCGGCGTTGTTGGTCTTTTGTTAGATAAATTCATGGTTTGGATTCAAAACAAAATTTTACCAATTGAACAAAAATAA
- a CDS encoding nitrate ABC transporter ATP-binding protein (This model describes the ATP binding subunits of ATP-binding cassette (ABC) transporters for nitrate transport, or for bicarbonate transport, in bacteria and archaea.): protein MSIFVGVDQIEKVFELTGGGKYIALKGIDLQIKKGEFVSLIGHSGCGKSTLLNMIAGLDLPTEGLVTLEGQRITKPGPDRMVVFQNYSLLPWRTVRENIALAVDSVMRGLPDAERTAIIDKHIDMVGLRPHADKQPGMLSGGQKQRVAIARALAIRPKLLLLDEPFGALDALTRGNLQEQLMQICEENQVTAVMVTHDVDEAVLLSDRIVMLTNGPESKIGDILEVDIPRPRKRMEVVEHPSYYSLRSEMIYFLNQQKRIKKIRARKTAAITRHGLEKVNLDIGFLPLTACAPLAIAKEKGFFVKHGLDEVNLTRESSWRGIVDGMSGNYLDAAQMPSGMPMWLTLGGNKNQPLPVVTALTMTRNGNAITLAKRFYDGGVQTLSDFKNYLLRTRDQRHTMGVVHPASMHNLLLRYWLAAGGVDPDSDVDMKTIPPAQMVVDLQGGSIDGYCVGEPWNYRAAVEGVGFTIATDLEVWLGHPGKVLGVREDWAENYPNTHIALTKALLEACQYCASPENSEEVRQILAQREYVSTDLEYIQLEDPQSNACSLDHPLRQYAHHQFYSDSAINRPSRTEQIWIMSQLARWGDTPFPRNWVEVVERVCRVRVFSTAARELGLDISYTRQPIQLFDGTPFNADDPIGYLNSLPIKRDFSIAEVILDAPRKTAA, encoded by the coding sequence ATGTCTATATTTGTTGGCGTTGACCAAATTGAAAAAGTTTTTGAATTAACTGGTGGTGGTAAATACATTGCCCTCAAAGGAATCGACCTCCAGATTAAGAAAGGCGAATTTGTTTCCTTAATTGGTCACTCAGGTTGCGGTAAATCCACACTTTTGAATATGATTGCCGGATTGGATTTACCCACCGAAGGTCTGGTAACTTTGGAAGGACAAAGAATTACCAAACCAGGGCCAGATAGGATGGTGGTATTTCAAAACTATTCCTTATTACCTTGGCGGACAGTTAGAGAAAACATTGCCTTAGCGGTAGACTCAGTGATGAGAGGTTTACCCGATGCAGAACGCACAGCCATCATCGATAAACATATAGATATGGTCGGCTTGCGTCCCCACGCAGATAAACAACCAGGTATGCTGTCTGGAGGACAAAAACAAAGAGTTGCGATCGCTCGCGCCTTAGCTATCCGTCCCAAGCTACTATTATTAGACGAACCCTTTGGTGCATTAGACGCCCTCACACGGGGTAACTTGCAAGAACAACTCATGCAAATCTGCGAAGAAAACCAAGTCACCGCCGTCATGGTGACTCACGACGTAGATGAAGCCGTGCTCCTGTCTGATAGAATCGTCATGCTCACCAACGGCCCAGAATCCAAAATTGGTGACATCCTCGAAGTAGATATCCCCAGACCCCGCAAGCGCATGGAAGTAGTAGAACACCCAAGCTACTACAGCTTGCGGAGTGAGATGATTTACTTCCTCAACCAACAAAAACGCATCAAAAAAATTCGCGCCAGAAAAACCGCAGCCATCACCCGCCACGGCTTAGAAAAAGTTAACTTAGACATCGGCTTTCTACCCCTTACCGCCTGCGCCCCCCTCGCCATCGCCAAAGAAAAAGGCTTCTTTGTTAAACACGGCCTAGACGAAGTTAACCTCACGCGCGAAAGTAGCTGGCGTGGTATCGTTGATGGCATGAGTGGCAATTACTTAGATGCAGCCCAAATGCCATCAGGTATGCCCATGTGGCTAACCTTAGGAGGAAATAAAAACCAACCCCTACCCGTTGTTACCGCCCTCACCATGACCCGCAACGGTAACGCCATCACCTTAGCAAAACGCTTCTATGACGGAGGCGTGCAAACCCTATCAGACTTTAAAAATTACCTACTCCGCACCCGTGACCAAAGACACACAATGGGAGTAGTGCATCCCGCATCCATGCATAACCTACTGCTGCGTTACTGGTTAGCAGCAGGCGGAGTTGACCCCGACTCCGACGTCGATATGAAAACCATTCCTCCAGCCCAGATGGTAGTAGACCTACAAGGTGGAAGCATCGACGGTTATTGCGTAGGGGAACCCTGGAACTACCGCGCCGCAGTCGAAGGAGTAGGCTTCACCATCGCCACCGACTTAGAAGTCTGGCTAGGACACCCCGGAAAAGTCCTCGGAGTCCGCGAAGATTGGGCAGAAAATTATCCCAACACTCACATCGCCCTCACCAAAGCCTTACTAGAAGCATGTCAATACTGTGCAAGTCCTGAAAATTCCGAAGAAGTTAGACAAATTTTAGCCCAGCGTGAATATGTCAGCACCGATCTAGAATACATCCAACTCGAAGATCCTCAAAGCAACGCCTGTAGCCTAGACCATCCACTCAGACAATACGCCCATCACCAATTTTATTCTGATTCAGCAATCAACCGTCCCAGTCGTACCGAACAAATTTGGATTATGAGTCAACTAGCGCGATGGGGCGATACACCCTTCCCCAGAAACTGGGTAGAAGTCGTAGAAAGAGTTTGTCGAGTCCGCGTCTTCAGTACTGCAGCCCGCGAACTCGGCTTAGACATCAGCTACACCCGTCAACCCATCCAGCTATTCGATGGTACACCATTCAACGCCGACGACCCCATAGGCTATCTCAACAGCTTGCCAATTAAACGCGACTTTTCTATCGCTGAAGTCATTCTTGACGCACCAAGAAAGACAGCAGCATAA
- a CDS encoding nitrate ABC transporter ATP-binding protein (This model describes the ATP binding subunits of ATP-binding cassette (ABC) transporters for nitrate transport, or for bicarbonate transport, in bacteria and archaea.) produces MQNRTLNLTSIPTDKGNRQPFLEIKDVSKVYPTKKGPFTVLDGVNLNVNQGEFICVIGHSGCGKSTLLNMVSGFNFPTSGQVLLEGEPITKPGPDRMVVFQNYALLPWRTAFENIYLAVNAVYPNKPEAEKRAIVRENLTMVGLGDAMEKKPPQMSGGMRQRVSIARALAIRPKVLILDEPFGALDAITKEELQEELLKIWSDNRCTVLMITHDIDEALFLADKLVMMTNGPHAKIGEVMEIPFSRPRDRARIMEDPQYYKLRNYALDFLFNRFAHDDVG; encoded by the coding sequence ATGCAAAACCGCACCTTAAACCTTACCAGCATTCCCACAGACAAAGGAAACCGTCAACCTTTCCTAGAGATTAAAGACGTTTCCAAAGTCTACCCCACAAAGAAAGGCCCCTTCACAGTCCTCGATGGCGTTAACTTAAACGTCAATCAAGGCGAATTTATTTGTGTAATTGGGCACTCTGGCTGTGGTAAATCTACACTTCTCAACATGGTATCTGGTTTTAACTTTCCTACATCAGGACAAGTGTTGCTAGAAGGAGAACCGATTACCAAACCAGGGCCAGACAGAATGGTGGTGTTTCAAAACTACGCCTTGCTACCTTGGCGCACAGCTTTTGAAAACATTTACCTAGCCGTGAACGCAGTTTATCCCAACAAACCAGAAGCCGAAAAAAGAGCCATTGTCCGCGAAAATCTCACAATGGTAGGGTTAGGTGACGCTATGGAAAAGAAACCTCCCCAAATGTCAGGGGGGATGAGACAGCGGGTTTCCATCGCCCGCGCTTTAGCAATTCGCCCCAAAGTCCTGATTTTAGACGAACCATTCGGGGCGCTAGATGCGATTACCAAAGAAGAATTGCAAGAAGAACTGCTAAAAATTTGGAGTGATAATCGCTGTACAGTGCTGATGATTACCCACGACATCGACGAAGCGCTATTTTTAGCAGACAAATTAGTCATGATGACCAATGGCCCCCACGCCAAGATTGGCGAAGTCATGGAAATTCCCTTTTCTCGCCCACGCGATCGCGCCCGCATCATGGAAGACCCACAATACTATAAACTACGTAATTATGCCCTAGACTTTCTCTTCAACAGATTTGCCCATGATGACGTCGGCTAA
- a CDS encoding tetratricopeptide repeat protein, giving the protein MPHNLYLHSSIVQTRDWQPSTEKRWEAMLNFQEYYNQGVQKLEQRNFNGAIEDFSLVVQLNPRYYEGFCLRGLAKSHLGNFQAAVIDFDQALRLNPNHTDAYNSRGTAYAELGKIEAAITDFNQVIRIDPKSVDAYYNRGFLNYRQGNHKLAIADFNQALQINPNLADAYGNRGLAKYALGDRKSAITDLQQAASLFQQQGDTLRYQQTQSLLRQIQQ; this is encoded by the coding sequence ATGCCTCACAACTTATATTTACACTCCTCTATTGTGCAAACCCGTGATTGGCAACCTAGTACTGAAAAAAGATGGGAAGCGATGCTGAATTTTCAGGAATACTATAACCAGGGTGTGCAAAAGCTTGAGCAACGCAATTTCAACGGTGCAATAGAAGATTTTAGTCTGGTAGTGCAGTTAAATCCTAGATACTACGAGGGTTTTTGCCTCAGAGGTTTGGCAAAATCTCACTTAGGAAATTTTCAAGCAGCCGTTATCGACTTTGATCAAGCACTGCGACTAAATCCCAACCATACAGATGCTTACAACAGTCGGGGAACTGCTTATGCAGAACTAGGAAAAATTGAAGCGGCCATTACCGACTTTAACCAAGTAATCAGAATCGATCCGAAGTCTGTAGATGCTTACTACAATAGGGGCTTTTTGAATTATAGACAGGGAAATCACAAGCTAGCGATCGCTGATTTTAACCAAGCACTACAAATTAACCCCAACTTAGCAGATGCTTACGGGAATCGAGGACTGGCTAAATATGCTTTAGGCGATCGCAAAAGCGCTATTACTGATCTACAGCAAGCTGCAAGTCTGTTTCAACAGCAAGGAGATACTTTG